In Paralichthys olivaceus isolate ysfri-2021 chromosome 13, ASM2471397v2, whole genome shotgun sequence, the following are encoded in one genomic region:
- the tax1bp1b gene encoding tax1-binding protein 1 homolog B — protein MELFLDGTLLSNNMDTSNFAHVIFQNVGKSYLPHAALECHYTLTQFIRPHPKDWVGIFKVGWSTARDYYTFLWSPLPENYVEGTAVNRTVVFQGYYVPNDDGEFYQFCYVTHKGEIRGASTPFLFRASSPTEDELLTVEDECNSDILVVTTKAGFLEQKVEEAQREKDELVKNIALLQQEKEQLEAEKESLLKECEQERDTCVQLRRENQEVQNSSQALQEEKEEVKRRLEEATARVIQLEEDLIGVTQKGLQKETELDSLKDRVKKLTAEKEALDSHLKNEKDEKELYKIHLKNRELENTKLSAELQMLKSVDVNKENTIAQFKEEVGRLQACLTEKEKQYREILAKVSPLGDMKALKEQLRQKEEQLQANQQQSSLLSAELRDASRTRDRTMSELYHMKLEADALRQAKTDAQAQCVLLERLVEQMKTEAKQEAAKAAEEEAAADPAVLAELQREVEDLKMRLHMAAEHYKEKYKECQRLQKQVLKLSEQQGELKRSSAQEITTIPASVSPDTSVPGSPGSADPMLEAIIQEKLKGFSREASDRNDKYRKCKQLLGEEKERSCMFADELAKMEVKLKEQLKTNENLKLQLAAEEDRYKGQVAEKGRELKELKDTLALVVKEKEKLEGELQKGGCSRKGDQGVSEKTSLESIQSSVPLFLQYPVPYTQDAPTPLLVSQSPSKLQFGNPYSASDSKDEADEEFSDDQLLRLPPVGPPSWDSNVVCIQPTRNHSRPEGHEESEEKQNNNNNGNTNEQPAATETHSPFVSNGQTAFCFDPSVDMKRCPLCEVIFPPNYDQSKFEEHVESHWKICPMCSEQFPLDCDQKVFENHVLTHFDGHTLNFE, from the exons ATGGAACTGTTCCTGGACGGAACTTTATTAAGCAACAACATGGACACGTCAAACTTTGCCCACGTCATCTTCCAGAATGTGGGGAAGAGTTACCTGCCACATGCTGCACTGGAGTGTCACTATACCCTGACGCAGTTCATCAGACCACATCCAAAGGACTGGGTTGGCATATTCAAG GTCGGTTGGAGCACAGCGAGGGACTATTACACATTCTTGTGGTCCCCTCTTCCTGAGAACTACGTGGAGGGCACCGCAGTCAACAGAACAGTGGTCTTTCAGG GATATTATGTTCCCAATGACGACGGCGAGTTCTACCAGTTCTGTTACGTGACCCACAAAGGTGAGATCCGTGGAGCCAGCACGCCATTCCTGTTTCGTGCCAGCAGCCCCACAGAGGACGAGCTGCTGACTGTGGAGGATGAATGCAACTCTGACATCCTTGTTGTCACCACCAAGGCTGGCTTCCTCGAG CAAAAGGTGGAAGAAgcccagagagagaaagacgagcTGGTCAAAAATATTGccctgctgcagcaggagaaggagcagcTGGAAGCTGAGAAGGAGAGTCTGCTGAAAGAGtgtgagcaggagagagataCGTGTGTCCAGCTGAGAAGAGAGAACCAA GAGGTGCAGAATTCTTCCCAGGCCCtgcaagaggagaaagaggaggtcAAGAGGAGACTGGAGGAAGCCACAGCCAGAGTCATACAGCTGGAGGAGGATCTGATCGGAGTCACTCAGAAGGGCCTACAAAAGGAAACTGAGCTGGACAG TCTCAAAGACAGAGTGAAGAAACTTACAGCAGAGAAGGAGGCACTTGATTCTCATCTCAAGAATGAGAAAGATGAGAAGGAACTCTACAAG ATTCACCTGAAAAACCGGGAGCTGGAGAACACTAAGCTGAGTGCAGAGCTACAAATGCTGAAGTCTGTGGATGTAAACAAGGAAAACACCATTGCCCAGTTTAAAGAGGAGGTGGGACGTCTGCAGGCGTGCCTCACTGAGAAGGAGAAGCAGTACAGAGAGATCCTGGCCAAAGTTTCTCCCCTG GGAGATATGAAGGCCTTGAAGGAGCAGCTGCGGCAGAAGGAAGAACAGCTCCAAGCCAACCAGCAGCAGTCCTCGCTGTTATCCGCTGAGTTGCGGGATGCCTCTAGGACTCGCGACCGCACCATGTCTGAACTCTACCACATGAAGCTGGAGGCCGATGCCCTTCGCCAGGCCAAGACTGACGCTCAGGCCCAGTGTGTCCTCCTGGAGCGCCTGGTGgagcagatgaagacagaggCCAAGCAGGAAGCA GCCAAAGCAGCagaagaggaggctgctgcAGACCCAGCTGTCTTAGcggagctgcagagagaggtggaggaccTGAAGATGCGGCTGCACATGGCTGCTGAACACTATAAGGAGAAATACAAGGAATGTCAGAGACTGCAAAAACAAGTGCTTAAGCTCTCTGAACAGCAAGGG gAGTTGAAGAGAAGCTCAGCACAAGAGATCACGACAATCCCTGCATCAGTGAGCCCAGACACATCAGTGCCAG GGAGTCCAGGCTCTGCTGATCCTATGCTGGAAGCCATCATCCAGGAGAAGCTCAAAGGCTTCAGCAGGGAGGCGTCTGACAGAAATGACAAGTACAGAAAATGCAAGCAGTTGCTGGGg gaggagaaggagcgtAGCTGCATGTTTGCTGATGAGCTGGCCAAAATGGAGGTGAAATTGAAGGAGCAGCTGAAGACCAATGAAAACCTGAAGTTGCAGCTGGCGGCAGAGGAAGATCGCTACAAG GGCCAGGTTGCCGAGAAGGGACGGGAGCTGAAGGAACTGAAGGACACACTTGCACTTGTTgtgaaggagaaggaaaaaCTGGAAGGG GAGCTCCAGAAGGGCGGCTGCAGCAGGAAGGGAGATCAGGGGGTCAGTGAGAAAACCAGCTTGGAGAGCATCCAGTCCAGCGTGCCTTTATTCCTGCAGTACCCGGTCCCTTACACCCAGGACGCCCCCACCCCCCTGCTGGTCTCTCAGAGCCCCAGCAAGCTGCAGTTTGGGAACCCTTACTCCGCCTCAGACTCGAAAG ATGAGGCAGACGAGGAGTTCTCAGATGACCAGCTGCTGAGGCTGCCCCCTGTGGGCCCGCCCTCCTGGGACAGCAATGTGGTGTGCATCCAACCCACCCGCAACCACAGCCGGCCAGAGGGCCACGAGGAGTCAgaggaaaagcaaaacaacaacaacaac GGTAACACCAACGAACAGCCCGCTGCAACTGAGACTCACAGCCCCTTTGTGAGCAATGGACAGACAGCCTTCTGCTTTGATCCCAG CGTGGACATGAAGCGTTGTCCGCTCTGCGAGGTCATCTTCCCGCCCAACTACGACCAGAGCAAGTTCGAGGAGCACGTGGAGAGCCACTGGAAAATCTGCCCGATGTGCAGCGAGCAGTTCCCGCTGGACTGCGACCAGAAGGTGTTTGAGAATCACGTGCTCACTCACTTCGACGGCCACACGCTTAACTTCGAATAG
- the jazf1b gene encoding juxtaposed with another zinc finger protein 1b: MTGIAAASFFSNACRFGGCGLHFDSLAELIVHIEDNHIDTDPRLLEKQEQQQPTYVALSYINRFMTDAARREHDALKKKVQPKLSLSLTGNLSRSSVSTPPRHTSGNLTPPVTPPITPSSSFRSSTPTGSECDEEEVDFEESDSDESWTTESAISSESILSSMCMNGGDEKPFACPVPGCKKRYKNVNGIKYHAKNGHRTQIRVRKPFKCRCGKSYKTSQGLRHHTINFHPPISTDIIRKMQQ, from the exons ATGACAGGCATCGCCgctgcttctttcttttccaaCGCTTGCAGGTTCGGGGGCTGCGGACTCCACTTCGACTCTCTGGCCGAGCTCATCGTGCACATCGAGGACAACCACATCG ACACAGACCCCCGACTTCTGgagaagcaggagcagcagcagccgacaTATGTTGCCCTCAGCTACATTAACAG GTTTATGACAGATGCTGCGCGGCGAGAACACGATGCCCTGAAGAAGAAGGTGCAGCCCAAGTTGTCCCTCTCGCTGACCGGAAATCTGTCGCGCAGCAGTGTTTCCACACCACCTCGCCACACCAGTGGAAACCTCACGCCTCCAGTCACCCCACCCATCACGCCTTCCTCTTCCTTCCGCAGCAGTACGCCGACAG GTAGCgagtgtgatgaagaggaggtagaCTTCGAGGAGTCTGACAGTGATGAATCGTGGACTACAGAGAGCGCCATCAGCTCTGAATCGATCCTCAGTTCCATGTGCATGAATGGGGGAGACGAGAAGCCTTTTGCCTGCCCTGTCCCAGGCTGTAAAAAGAGATACAAG AATGTGAACGGGATCAAGTATCACGCCAAGAATGGCCACCGAACCCAGATAAGGGTGCGCAAGCCCTTCAAGTGCCGGTGTGGGAAGAGCTACAAAACATCTCAGGGTCTCCGTCACCACACCATCAACTTCCACCCGCCCATCTCTACTGACATCATCCGTAAGATGCAGCAGTAG